ATGTATTCCCGGACAGCCCTGCAATGTCAGGCAAATAAAGACCGGCAAGGTATGCATACTTTGACGGCAATGAACCGGCCTCGTCTTCGCCATACAATTCTGCATAAATATTAAAAGGCTGCTGCCGGATATGCCCCCTGAAATTTGTATCAAACCCGCCAATCTGATTTCCTGCTTCTTTCGGTGTATTCTCCCCAATGCCTGTAATAGAATTTGTAATTGTCTTTAATGTAACCGGCCTTTTTCCCCCGCCAAACATAGCAGTCCTGGCCATCCCGATTTCCCATGATGGGATTGGCTTAAACCCGATACGAAGCCCCCAGAAAACAGGTCCCGGCAACTCACGATCATGTTCAAGTCTGGACACAAAGAAATCATAAGAAAATCTCATAAGCCCCCTCACCCTAACACTCTCCCCTAAGGGGAGAGGGACGGATGCGGGGGAGAGTGATAGGGGGAGGGGGAGAGTAAACTCAAAAGGCGCTTCTTTATAGAATCGAATCATTGTGAGAGGCTCAATATTATCCGTTAGTACTAGTGATCCATTATAGCCCTGCCCCCACCACAAAGGCACATTACCGAACATAATATCCGAATAATGCGTATGATATTTAAAATAGCCTTCCCTAAGCCTGAGACGGTATAACTCATCTGTGCCCGGTGTATCACGCTCAGTATATTGAAATTCAGGGTCCAAATATAATAGTGTTGAATCACCTAAACGTGCCTGCAGTGAAATATCTCCATAGAAATTCAATCCGTTTTCATAATCCCTGCCATTGTTATTCTTTATGCTCTGTAATCTATTAAGCCCGCCGTTAGAAAATTTCCCGTCAAGAATTACTGACTGTAGTTTTATTTGATTTAATTCAACCAACGGGGGTCTTGCACCCTGTAAGAATT
This portion of the Nitrospirota bacterium genome encodes:
- a CDS encoding capsule assembly Wzi family protein — translated: MINPAGVKPIPTLTLPLKGRENNLAPSPLAGEGQGEGALYLYFLIVLFFITLSFYNLSTSHAAMSSHIPLHSSLEEDIQTLQSMGYLDEIFSGARPYSRMVVAKAIVRINFFPSPLRGEGQGEGAYPQVVTILLNRIEQELKEEIEFLQGARPPLVELNQIKLQSVILDGKFSNGGLNRLQSIKNNNGRDYENGLNFYGDISLQARLGDSTLLYLDPEFQYTERDTPGTDELYRLRLREGYFKYHTHYSDIMFGNVPLWWGQGYNGSLVLTDNIEPLTMIRFYKEAPFEFTLPLPLSLSPASVPLPLGESVRVRGLMRFSYDFFVSRLEHDRELPGPVFWGLRIGFKPIPSWEIGMARTAMFGGGKRPVTLKTITNSITGIGENTPKEAGNQIGGFDTNFRGHIRQQPFNIYAELYGEDEAGSLPSKYAYLAGLYLPDIAGLSGNTLRVEYADSNLRAKKEPRIWYTHHVYTDGYTYKGRIMGHGMGTDANDFIIKWEKYLTADMKGFLSYERNRAGRFDGIPVIWREANDYSAGADIKLKQGIELSLNYTYQKVDNFDFSSDKDFQNNEVWVNISFE